A stretch of Saccharothrix texasensis DNA encodes these proteins:
- a CDS encoding DUF4118 domain-containing protein, with protein MDGKRKRGELRIYLGAAPGVGKTFAMLGEAHRRQDRGTDVVVGLVETHGRENTAALLTGLEQLPHPHPNPTPAPQLPTHPPTPLAPTPTPARTSAITPDPAPPQPTDEGDQPRAVDFPATSPATPEAAQSNPELDVDALLARRPEVVVVDELAHTNAAGSRNAKRWQDVEELLDAGIDVLSTVNVQHIESLNDVVERITGVRQRETVPDEVVRRAEQVELVDLTPEALRRRLAHGNVYAAHKIDAALGNYFRVGNLTALRELALLWLADQVDVALQRYRSEQSITDTWETRERVVVAISGGPESETLIRRARRIAARAGAELLVVHIMRGDGLAGVSPQLVAGLRRVTEDVGATFHTVVGDDVPTALLDFARGVNATQLVLGTSRRSRLARVFDEGIGAATVQASGPIDVHMVTHDEARRGPRRRWAPAAHPWFRGLLGWVLAVLLPGVVTGVGLLLGEGVAFSTDLVGFFLATVVVALVGGQGPAVAAAFFGAGLLNFFFTPPYYTLAVATPANLVTLVAMLVVGVLVAFVVDHAARLAVQGARARTEAALLASYARTVLTSPFPLARLLEKVRENFALESVALLERRDGEWERVACVGPQPCAEPDEADVDVPVTADVHLALRGRTLPAADQRALEAAAGQALMALRQQRMAAETAQAQRRAETTELRTALLSAVGHDLRTPLTSIKAAVGSLRDADLRLSEEDTAELLETVEVSADRLTGLIDNLLDSSRLATGAVVPQLRAVTYDEVVARALAGIDERRAVSVDVAEHLPPVLADLGLLERVVANVIDNALRHGRLRPRRRVDVDGDGRIEADEPEVAVRASAYGDRVELRVVDYGQGLPKNTATAVFAPFQRLGDREATPGIGLGLSVAKGFVDAMGGAITAEDTPGGGLTIVISLPIAGVTTA; from the coding sequence GTGGACGGCAAGCGCAAGCGCGGCGAGCTGCGGATCTACCTGGGCGCGGCACCCGGTGTCGGCAAGACGTTCGCCATGCTCGGCGAGGCTCACCGGCGTCAGGACCGGGGCACGGACGTCGTGGTCGGCCTGGTCGAGACCCACGGCCGCGAGAACACCGCCGCCCTGCTCACGGGCCTCGAACAACTGCCCCACCCCCACCCCAACCCCACACCCGCACCCCAACTCCCCACCCACCCACCTACCCCGCTCGCTCCCACCCCCACCCCTGCCCGCACCTCCGCCATCACCCCCGATCCCGCTCCTCCCCAGCCGACCGACGAGGGCGACCAACCCCGCGCGGTCGACTTCCCGGCGACCTCGCCCGCGACGCCGGAGGCGGCGCAATCCAATCCAGAGCTGGACGTGGACGCGTTGCTCGCCCGCCGGCCGGAGGTGGTGGTGGTCGACGAGCTGGCGCACACGAATGCGGCCGGTTCTCGCAACGCGAAGCGGTGGCAGGACGTGGAGGAGCTGCTGGACGCGGGTATCGACGTGTTGTCCACGGTGAACGTGCAGCACATCGAGTCCCTCAACGACGTGGTCGAGCGGATCACGGGTGTGCGGCAGCGGGAGACGGTGCCGGATGAGGTGGTGCGGCGTGCGGAGCAGGTCGAGCTGGTCGATCTGACGCCGGAGGCGCTGCGTCGCCGTCTCGCCCACGGCAACGTCTACGCCGCGCACAAGATCGATGCGGCGTTGGGCAACTACTTCCGGGTGGGCAACCTGACCGCGTTGCGGGAGCTGGCGCTGTTGTGGTTGGCCGACCAGGTCGACGTGGCGTTGCAGCGCTACCGCTCGGAGCAGAGCATCACCGACACCTGGGAGACCAGGGAACGGGTCGTGGTCGCGATCAGCGGCGGCCCGGAGAGCGAGACGTTGATCCGGCGGGCCCGGCGGATCGCGGCTCGTGCGGGCGCGGAGCTGCTGGTCGTGCACATCATGCGCGGTGACGGGTTGGCGGGTGTGTCGCCGCAGCTGGTGGCGGGGTTGCGGCGGGTGACCGAGGATGTCGGCGCGACGTTCCACACGGTGGTCGGTGATGACGTGCCGACCGCGCTGCTCGACTTCGCCCGCGGGGTGAACGCCACTCAGCTGGTGCTCGGCACGTCTCGCCGGTCGCGGCTGGCCAGGGTGTTCGACGAGGGCATCGGCGCGGCGACGGTGCAGGCGTCGGGGCCGATCGACGTGCACATGGTCACCCACGACGAGGCGCGTCGTGGCCCGCGCCGGCGGTGGGCGCCTGCCGCGCACCCCTGGTTCCGCGGGCTGCTCGGCTGGGTGTTGGCGGTGCTGCTGCCCGGGGTCGTGACCGGGGTGGGGTTGCTGCTGGGTGAGGGTGTGGCGTTCTCCACGGACCTGGTCGGGTTCTTCCTGGCGACGGTCGTGGTCGCGCTGGTCGGTGGGCAAGGACCGGCGGTGGCGGCGGCGTTCTTCGGGGCGGGGCTGCTGAACTTCTTCTTCACCCCGCCGTACTACACGTTGGCCGTGGCGACGCCGGCCAACCTGGTCACGCTCGTCGCGATGCTGGTGGTGGGGGTGCTGGTCGCGTTCGTGGTGGACCACGCGGCGCGGCTGGCGGTGCAGGGCGCGCGGGCCCGCACCGAGGCGGCGCTGCTCGCCTCCTACGCGCGCACGGTGCTGACCAGCCCGTTCCCGCTGGCCCGGTTGTTGGAGAAGGTGCGGGAGAACTTCGCGCTGGAGTCGGTGGCTTTGCTGGAGCGGCGCGACGGCGAGTGGGAACGGGTGGCGTGCGTCGGGCCGCAGCCCTGCGCCGAGCCGGACGAGGCGGACGTGGACGTGCCCGTGACGGCGGACGTGCACTTGGCGTTGCGGGGTCGGACGCTGCCCGCGGCCGACCAGCGGGCGTTGGAGGCGGCGGCGGGTCAGGCGCTGATGGCGTTGCGGCAGCAGCGGATGGCCGCCGAGACGGCGCAGGCGCAGCGCCGCGCGGAGACCACGGAGCTGCGCACCGCGTTGTTGTCCGCGGTCGGCCACGACCTGCGCACACCGTTGACGTCGATCAAGGCCGCGGTCGGCAGCTTGCGCGACGCCGACCTGCGGCTGTCCGAAGAGGACACCGCCGAGCTGCTGGAGACCGTCGAGGTGTCCGCGGACCGGCTGACGGGCTTGATCGACAACTTGCTCGACTCGTCCCGGCTGGCCACCGGCGCGGTCGTGCCGCAACTGCGCGCGGTGACCTACGACGAGGTGGTAGCGCGCGCTCTGGCCGGCATCGACGAGCGCCGCGCGGTGTCCGTGGACGTGGCCGAGCACCTGCCGCCCGTGCTCGCCGACCTGGGCCTGCTCGAACGCGTGGTGGCGAACGTGATCGACAACGCCCTGCGGCACGGCAGGCTCCGCCCGCGCCGCAGGGTCGACGTGGACGGCGACGGCCGGATCGAGGCCGACGAGCCGGAGGTCGCGGTGCGCGCCAGCGCGTACGGCGACCGGGTGGAGCTGCGGGTCGTCGACTACGGGCAGGGGCTGCCGAAGAACACGGCGACCGCGGTGTTCGCGCCGTTCCAGCGCCTCGGGGACCGGGAGGCCACGCCGGGCATCGGCCTCGGGTTGAGCGTGGCGAAGGGGTTCGTGGACGCGATGGGCGGCGCCATCACCGCCGAGGACACCCCCGGTGGCGGCCTGACGATCGTGATCTCGCTGCCGATCGCCGGGGTGACGACGGCATGA
- a CDS encoding PHP domain-containing protein: protein MSHDHHHDHHHEDVEGSWRDDQDDRPLSVARRRFLAGLGAAGVATTMGALPAHAHGDRPAAPVNPWAGRGRWYAGDHHIHTKYSNDAQYEVAQQVAKAREHGLDWVVITDHGGVAHEKFSIDQVAPDIERARRSHRDVLVYQGLEWNIPGAEHATVFLPPGRSTVDILRAFEAAYDGGVLSTPVANGGKGLLARSTSADGEPHALAALRYLEAQVLAGRTEIALMFANHPARRGVDSPHEFRGWRDAAPGVAVGMEGAPGHQASGIPTANGGRGAARGLYDASPNQDSFPGFAPTATENPYRTYGGFDWMTAKVGGLWDSLLAEGRPWWVTATSDSHRVHLDTYKQGDGDHDTTGSRGAPVDTGVPRVESDYWPGFYSSTLVGADSKSYVDVMRGMQGGKVVAVHGRIVDGLNLRVRSLGEGDNRGVTIGGRTFVRRGQDVEVVIEVDLARGANFAGVVPRLAKVDLIAGPITGPAADRDAFSAPATTVVKTFEVARTARGTVKFTHVFRRVESAFYLRLRGSDGHRLTSDGHPVMDVVGDADPWADLWFYANPVFVDVI, encoded by the coding sequence ATGTCGCACGACCACCACCACGACCACCACCACGAGGACGTGGAGGGCAGCTGGCGCGACGACCAGGACGACCGGCCGCTCTCGGTGGCGCGACGGCGGTTCCTGGCCGGTCTGGGCGCGGCCGGTGTGGCGACCACGATGGGCGCGCTGCCCGCCCACGCCCACGGCGACCGGCCGGCCGCGCCGGTGAACCCGTGGGCCGGGCGCGGGCGCTGGTACGCGGGCGACCACCACATCCACACCAAGTACTCCAACGACGCCCAGTACGAGGTCGCGCAGCAGGTCGCCAAGGCGCGCGAACACGGGCTCGACTGGGTGGTGATCACCGACCACGGCGGCGTCGCGCACGAGAAGTTCTCCATCGACCAGGTCGCGCCGGACATCGAGCGCGCCCGCCGGTCGCACCGGGACGTGCTGGTCTACCAGGGTCTGGAGTGGAACATCCCGGGCGCCGAGCACGCCACCGTGTTCCTGCCGCCCGGCCGGTCCACCGTGGACATCCTGCGCGCGTTCGAAGCGGCCTACGACGGCGGTGTCCTGTCCACGCCGGTCGCGAACGGCGGCAAGGGCCTGCTCGCCCGCTCCACGTCGGCCGACGGCGAGCCGCACGCGCTGGCGGCCCTGCGGTACCTGGAGGCGCAGGTGCTCGCCGGCCGCACCGAGATCGCGCTGATGTTCGCCAACCACCCGGCCCGGCGCGGCGTGGACAGCCCGCACGAGTTCCGCGGCTGGCGCGACGCGGCGCCCGGCGTGGCGGTCGGCATGGAGGGCGCGCCCGGCCACCAGGCGTCCGGCATCCCGACGGCGAACGGCGGCCGGGGCGCCGCGCGCGGGCTCTACGACGCCTCGCCCAACCAGGACAGCTTCCCCGGCTTCGCGCCGACCGCGACCGAGAACCCCTACCGCACCTACGGCGGGTTCGACTGGATGACCGCCAAGGTCGGCGGCCTGTGGGACTCGCTGCTCGCCGAGGGCCGGCCGTGGTGGGTCACCGCCACGTCCGACTCGCACCGGGTGCACCTGGACACCTACAAGCAGGGCGACGGCGACCACGACACGACCGGCAGCCGCGGCGCGCCCGTCGACACCGGCGTGCCGCGGGTCGAGAGCGACTACTGGCCGGGCTTCTACAGCTCCACGCTGGTCGGCGCGGACTCCAAGTCCTACGTGGACGTGATGCGCGGCATGCAGGGCGGCAAGGTCGTCGCGGTGCACGGGCGGATCGTCGACGGGCTGAACCTGCGGGTGCGCTCGCTCGGCGAGGGCGACAACCGGGGCGTCACGATCGGCGGCCGCACGTTCGTCCGGCGCGGCCAGGACGTCGAGGTGGTGATCGAGGTCGACCTGGCGCGTGGCGCGAACTTCGCGGGCGTCGTGCCGCGCCTGGCGAAGGTGGACCTGATCGCCGGTCCGATCACCGGCCCGGCGGCGGACCGCGACGCGTTCTCCGCGCCCGCCACGACCGTGGTGAAGACGTTCGAGGTCGCCCGCACCGCTCGCGGCACGGTGAAGTTCACGCACGTGTTCCGCCGCGTGGAAAGCGCGTTCTACCTGCGGCTGCGCGGATCGGACGGCCACCGGCTCACCTCGG
- a CDS encoding response regulator: MTTVLVVDDDPGIVRALRISLNAHGYRVLTASDGASALRAAEDGPDVVVLDLGLPDLGGLAVITGLRRVTSAPIVVLSARLDPAVKVRALDAGADDYVTKPFGMDEFLARLRAAVRRSGRRRTDADEPPVRAASFTVDLTAKKIHRDGAEVHLTPTEWGLLEALVRAGGEVLSAQRLLAQVWGPNHTSATHYLRVYLVQLRRKLEPDPAHPRHLVTEPGRGYRFQP, from the coding sequence ATGACCACGGTCCTGGTGGTCGACGACGACCCGGGGATCGTGCGCGCGCTGCGGATCAGCCTGAACGCCCACGGCTACCGGGTGCTGACCGCGTCGGACGGCGCGTCGGCGTTGCGCGCGGCCGAGGACGGGCCCGACGTGGTGGTGCTCGACCTCGGCCTGCCGGACCTGGGTGGCCTCGCCGTGATCACCGGTCTGCGCCGGGTCACGTCCGCGCCGATCGTCGTGCTGTCCGCCCGGCTCGACCCGGCGGTCAAGGTCAGGGCGCTGGACGCGGGCGCCGACGACTACGTGACCAAGCCGTTCGGGATGGACGAGTTCCTGGCGCGGCTGCGGGCGGCCGTGCGCCGGTCGGGCAGGCGGCGGACCGACGCCGACGAGCCGCCGGTGCGGGCGGCGTCGTTCACCGTCGACCTGACCGCGAAGAAGATCCACCGCGACGGCGCCGAGGTGCACCTGACGCCGACCGAGTGGGGCCTGCTGGAAGCCCTGGTGCGGGCGGGCGGCGAGGTGCTCAGCGCGCAGCGGCTGCTCGCGCAGGTGTGGGGGCCGAACCACACGTCGGCCACCCACTACCTGCGCGTCTACCTGGTGCAGCTGCGCCGCAAGCTCGAGCCCGACCCCGCCCACCCGCGGCACCTGGTCACCGAACCGGGCCGGGGCTACCGCTTCCAGCCGTGA
- a CDS encoding S8 family peptidase, with protein MRFAQRLDEHGDLHVLPTDVLGDVRSGVLDDRLFDVTALIRAGYDDRSTRVTPLIVTSTGPVVAGEPLPGIGAPRAWQSGHTGAGAKVAVLDTGVDPTHPDLVGAVVESRDFTDSPDADDHVGHGTHVAATITGSGRYQGVAPDSAVLNGKVLDDHGGGYESEWRARSPTPT; from the coding sequence GTGCGGTTCGCGCAACGCCTGGACGAGCACGGCGACCTGCACGTGCTGCCGACCGACGTGCTGGGCGACGTGCGGTCCGGGGTGCTGGACGATCGGCTGTTCGACGTCACCGCCCTGATCCGGGCCGGCTACGACGACCGCTCGACCCGCGTCACGCCGCTGATCGTGACGTCGACCGGCCCGGTCGTGGCCGGTGAGCCGCTGCCCGGCATCGGCGCGCCGCGGGCCTGGCAGTCCGGGCACACCGGCGCGGGCGCGAAGGTCGCCGTCCTGGACACGGGCGTCGACCCGACCCACCCGGACCTCGTGGGGGCCGTCGTGGAGTCGCGCGACTTCACCGACAGCCCCGACGCGGACGACCACGTCGGCCACGGCACGCACGTCGCCGCCACCATCACCGGCTCCGGCCGCTACCAGGGCGTGGCGCCGGACAGCGCGGTGCTCAACGGCAAGGTGCTCGACGACCACGGCGGCGGCTACGAGTCCGAATGGCGAGCGCGAAGCCCAACCCCGACCTGA
- a CDS encoding HD domain-containing protein, protein MDFIFTRPDSKAAAAALEVCHEYAEPWLLNHSLRAYSLAAAHAAVVDIAHDGELLYVAALLHDLALTPPFDSHTLPFEEAGAHVAWVFAAGAGWGRVRRDRLAEVIVRHMRADVPADEDPESHLLQVAVGADVSGRGLDRFAERVKDDVVTRYPRLGFVDAFLDRAEAQAERKPRCAAAELMRDGWAERVAGNPLDAPGR, encoded by the coding sequence GTGGACTTCATCTTCACCCGGCCCGACTCGAAGGCCGCCGCCGCCGCGCTCGAGGTCTGCCACGAGTACGCCGAGCCGTGGCTGCTGAACCACTCGTTGCGGGCCTACTCGCTGGCCGCCGCGCACGCGGCCGTGGTGGACATCGCCCACGACGGCGAGCTGCTGTACGTCGCCGCGCTGCTGCACGACCTCGCGCTCACCCCGCCGTTCGACAGCCACACGCTGCCGTTCGAGGAGGCCGGCGCGCACGTGGCGTGGGTGTTCGCGGCCGGCGCCGGGTGGGGGCGGGTGCGGCGGGACCGGCTGGCGGAGGTCATCGTGCGGCACATGCGCGCCGACGTGCCCGCCGACGAGGACCCGGAGAGCCACCTGCTGCAGGTCGCGGTCGGCGCCGACGTGTCGGGACGCGGGCTGGACCGGTTCGCCGAACGGGTCAAGGACGACGTCGTGACCCGCTACCCGCGGCTCGGGTTCGTCGACGCGTTCCTGGACCGGGCCGAGGCGCAGGCCGAGCGCAAACCGCGCTGCGCCGCCGCCGAGCTGATGCGCGACGGCTGGGCGGAGCGGGTGGCGGGCAACCCGCTGGACGCGCCCGGCCGGTGA
- a CDS encoding nuclear transport factor 2 family protein, whose amino-acid sequence MNAALRFKAAVEAGDIVGATEFFSDDITLHSPVKFRPFEGIDTVRALFGVLQRTFEDFRYVGQYDGPTGHVLHFRTVVNGKQVEGIDLIELDEDGRIGTFTVMIRPQSAVTAVGEAIWAGLVADGVVS is encoded by the coding sequence ATGAACGCGGCACTGCGGTTCAAGGCGGCGGTCGAGGCGGGCGACATCGTCGGCGCGACCGAATTCTTCAGCGACGACATCACGCTGCACAGCCCGGTGAAGTTCCGGCCGTTCGAGGGGATCGACACCGTGCGCGCCCTGTTCGGCGTGCTCCAGCGGACGTTCGAGGACTTCCGGTACGTCGGCCAGTACGACGGCCCGACCGGCCACGTCCTGCACTTCCGCACGGTGGTGAACGGCAAGCAGGTCGAGGGCATCGACCTGATCGAACTGGACGAGGACGGCCGGATCGGCACGTTCACCGTGATGATCCGGCCCCAGTCGGCGGTGACCGCGGTCGGCGAGGCCATCTGGGCGGGCCTGGTCGCCGACGGCGTCGTGTCGTAG